The DNA region CCCGCGACGGCGAGCCCGTCACCGGGTACGTCCGTCTGCTGGACTCGACCGGTGAGTTCACCGCGGAGGTACCGACCTCGGCGACCGGGCAGTTCCGCTTCTACGCGGCCGAGGGCACCTGGACGCTCCGCGCCCTGGTCCCGGGCGGCACCGCCGACCGCACGGTGGTGGCCCGGACCGGTGGCCTCTCCGAGGTGGCCATCGCCGTGTGACCCACGCACACCGTGGTCACGCGCGGATCCGGCCGGAGGGCCGCACCCCAGGGGGTTGGACGCCACCTGGACGGGTGCGGCCCTCCGCCGCCGTCCGCCCTCCGCGCCGTCCGTCGGCACGCCGGACCCCGGCACCGGCCTTCTGCCGAGGAGCGGATCCGGTTCTACGCTGGAGGCATGTACGCCCGACGCAGGCGCGCCTACTTCCTGATGATGGGTGGATGCCTCGCCCTCTTCGTCTCGGCCTGGGCCTTCGTGCGCCTCTGGTCGATCCCGGCCGCGGTGGCGATGTGCGTGGTCGCCATGGTCATCCCGCCCGTGGCCGCGATGGTCGCCAACCGGAGGGGCCCGGACGACCGTTGGTGGGACGACCCCGCCCCGCCGGACGACCCCGCACGGGACGACCCCGCTCCGGACAGCCGTCCCCCGTACTCCCGTCCCCGTCCGGACCGGAGGGATCCCACCGGCGACCCCCGGTCGGACGAGTGGTGGGACGAGCTCGACGGCAGGAAGCGCCCCCGCTGAACCCGGGGCCCGTGTGCGGCCCCGCGTCCAGGGGCCGTGCCCGCTCCTCAGCGGATCCCTGCCCTCGGTGGACCCCCGCCGTCAGTAGACGAGGGCCTGGGTACCGTCCGCCATGGCCTCCTGCACGAACACCTGGGCGCCGGCGATGCGCACGCCTTCCAGGACGTCCTTCTCGGTGATGTCGCGACGGGCGGCGCACTGGGTGCAGAGCGTGATCCGGCCTCCCGCCCGGATCGCCTCGATGAGTCCGGGCAGCGGCGCCGAGTGCGGCAGGTCGAAGGTGGCGGCCCGCCCGGGCAGGGCGAACCAGGCGGACTCGCCGGTCAGCCAGAGCGAGACCTCGACCCCGCTGGCGACGGCGACGGCCGCCACGGTGAAGGCCTGCGAGCAGCGCTCGGCGGAATCGGCCCCGGCGGTCACCTTGATCACGAGCTTCTTCGACATGCACGGAACTGTAATCCTCGATCCTCCGGCGTATCCGCTGGGCCTCCGGCGGGGACGCGGGTCGCGGTGGCAGGAGGCAGCGGGCGGACAGGAACCAGGCCGGTGGGAAGCGGGGACGGGCCGGTGGGGCGGGCGGCCGGCCCGCCGGGACGACCCGGCCCGGGAAACCCCCGGCCGACGTGGCCGGGCCGCACCCATTAGGCTGGGGCCCGGCCCCGTACTGCCGTCATGTCGTCCCGAGGAGCTCCCGTGCTTGAGGCTTTCTTCTCCGCCCTGCTGGTCCTGGTCTGCGTCGGCGTGCTCGCCTTCGCCGGGCTGACCGTGAAGAAGCTGTACCAGGGCCAGCGCTGACCCTCGACGAACACATCCCGTACACCCTCACAGATCGTCTGAGCCGCTCATGATCGAGATTCCGTCCGACCTCCATCCGGACCTCGTACCGCTGGCCTTCCTCCTCGGGAACTGGGCGGGCGCCGGCGTCTCCGACTTCCCCGGAGCCGAGAAGTGCAACTTCGGCCAGGAGGTCACCTTCAGCCACGACGGCCGTGACTTCCTCGAGTACGTCTCGCACTCCTGGGTGCTGGACGCCGAGGGCAACAAGGTCAAGCCGCTGGAGAGCGAGTCCGGCTACTGGCGCGTCGACAAGGACCGCAAGGTGGAGATCGTCATGGTCCGGGACCAGGGCGTCGTCGAGGTCTGGTACGGCGAGCTGGCGAAGCAGAAGCCGCAGATCGACATCGCCACCGACGCGGTGGCCCGTACGGCGGCCTCCGGCCCGTACAGCGGCGGCAAGCGGCTCTACGGCTACGTGAACAGCGACCTGATGTGGGTCGGCGAGAAGGCCACCCCCGACGTCGAGCTGCGCCCGTACATGTCGGCGCACCTGAAGAAGGTCGTCACTCCCGAGGAGGTCGCCGCGATGGCGAAGAGCCTCGGTGACATGCCGGACGACGGCATCGCCTTCTTCAAGTAGGGCTCCCTCCGCGACGGGCCCGGCGGCCGGTGCCGGCACCGCTCTACACTGGACGTGTGGTGAGCACCGACTGGAAGACCGATCTTCGGCAGCGCGGTTACCGGCTGACGCCCCAGCGTCAGCTCGTCCTGGAGGCCGTCGACAGGCTGGAACACGCGACCCCCGACGACATCCTCGGCGAGGTGCGCAAGACCGCGTCCGGCGTGAACATCTCCACCGTCTACCGGACGCTGGAGCTCCTGGAGGAGCTCGGGCTGGTCAGCCACGCGCATCTGGGGCACGGCGCCCCGACCTATCACCTCGCGGACCGCCACCACCACATCCACCTCGTCTGCCGTGACTGCACCGACGTCATCGAGGCGGACGTCGACATGGTCGGCGACTTCACCGCGAAGCTGCGCGGGGCGTTCGGGTTCGAGACGGACATGAAGCATTTCGCGATCTTCGGCCGGTGCGCCGACTGCACGGCGAAGGCGGCCGGAGCCGACTCCGCGGACACCCCGTAGCAAGGGGCGGGCCGAGTCGTACGCTGGTCGTATGAAGAGCCCCCTGCTGTCCCTGCCCGGAGCCGTCCCCGCCGAGGGGCGTGACGAAGGTGTCGCCGCGCACTACGGCGACCTGTTCCGTGAGCAACGCGCACTCGCCGACGGCAGCGGCCTCGTCGACCTGTCGCACCGCGGCGTCGTCATGGTCACCGGCGACGACCGGCTGACCTGGCTGCACCTCCTGCTCACCCAGCACGTCAGCGACCTCGCCCCCGGCCAGGCCACCGAGGCGCTGATCCTCTCCGCCAACGGGCACATCGAGCACGCCCTCTACCTGGTCGACGACGGCACGACGCTGTGGATGCACGTCGAGCCCGGGACCCAGGGCGAGTTGACCGCGTACCTGGAGTCGATGAAGTTCTTCTACCGGGCCGAGGTGGCCGACCGCACGGAGGACATCGCCGTCGTCCACCTGCCGGCCGGTTCCATCGCCGAGGCGCCGGAGGGCGCCGTCGTACGGGAGACCCCGCACGGCCGTGACCTCTTCCTGCCCCGCACCCGTCTGGAGGCGTACGCCGCCGCGCACGGTCCGGTCGCCGGGATCCTGGCGTACGAGGCGCTGCGCGTCGAGACGCACCGCCCCCGGCTCGGCTTCGAGACCGACCACCGCACCATCCCGCACGAACTGGGCTTGATCGGCACCGCCGTCCATCTGCAGAAGGGCTGCTACCGGGGGCAGGAGACGGTCGCCCGGGTCCACAACCTGGGAAAGCCGCCGCGCCGGCTCGTCTTCCTGCACCTGGACGGGAGCGAGGTGCACCTGCCCGGCCACGGGACGCCGGTGCGGCTCGCCGCGGACGGTGCGGAGGGACGGCAGCTCGGTTTCGTCACCACGTCCGCACGCCACCACGAGCTGGGGCCCATCGCCCTGGCCCTGGTGAAGCGGAACGTGGCCGTGGACGCGGAACTGGTCGCCGGAGACACGGCGGCGGCCCAGGAGACGATCGTCGAGCCGTAGGCCCCGGGAGCGTCACACCTCGATCAGCACGGTGAACGGGCCGTGGTTGGTGAGCGAGACCCGCATCTCCGCCCCGAACCGGCCCGTCTCCACCCGCGCGCCGAGCGCGCGCAGGCACGCCACCACCTCGTCGACGAGCGGCTCGGCGACCTCGCCGGGGGCGGCGGCGTTCCAGGTGGGCCTGCGGCCCTTCCTGGCGTCGCCGTAGAGGGTAAATTGCGAAATCACCAGAAGCGGCGCGTTCACCTCCGAACAGGACTTCTCGCCCTCCAGGATCCGCAGGGTCCAGAGCTTGCGGGCGAGCTGTGCCGCCTTCTCCGCCGTGTCCTCGTGGGTGACCCCCACCAGCACACACACCCCTTCGCCGACGATCTCGCCGACCGCCGTGGCCCCCGACGGATCGTCCGGGGAACCCGCCACGGTGACGCTCGCACCGTCCACCCGCTGTATCACTGCACGCATACAGACCAACCTATCTTGGGCCGAACGGGTACAGAGCACCTGCGTGAACACCCTCCGTAGTGGCACCATGCACGGTGTCGGTGTGCCGACGCACCGGCCGAGGGGACGGAACAGCATGAGTACACAGGGAACCGGGTCATCTCCCGGCGCCGTACCGGTGACACGTACTGCCGGTACCTTGCGGCCACCTGTACAGCGGTCCGGCGCTTCACCGGGAGCGGACCAGCGGGCCACACAGAGGCCCGCGCAGTCGCCGGGGCCGTTGCACGTGCCCGGGCAGACCGCGGCGGGCCGCGGCAGCGGTGAGGGGCCGGGGGCGGCCCGCGGGCACGCGGAGTTCGGCGGGCTGCGGCTCCCGGAGCTGCGCACCCGGCGCCGTGACGCGCAGC from Streptomyces sp. NBC_01754 includes:
- the ygfZ gene encoding CAF17-like 4Fe-4S cluster assembly/insertion protein YgfZ, whose protein sequence is MKSPLLSLPGAVPAEGRDEGVAAHYGDLFREQRALADGSGLVDLSHRGVVMVTGDDRLTWLHLLLTQHVSDLAPGQATEALILSANGHIEHALYLVDDGTTLWMHVEPGTQGELTAYLESMKFFYRAEVADRTEDIAVVHLPAGSIAEAPEGAVVRETPHGRDLFLPRTRLEAYAAAHGPVAGILAYEALRVETHRPRLGFETDHRTIPHELGLIGTAVHLQKGCYRGQETVARVHNLGKPPRRLVFLHLDGSEVHLPGHGTPVRLAADGAEGRQLGFVTTSARHHELGPIALALVKRNVAVDAELVAGDTAAAQETIVEP
- a CDS encoding DUF1416 domain-containing protein, which gives rise to MCGAQAGGPDASTIKPGETTIQGSVTRDGEPVTGYVRLLDSTGEFTAEVPTSATGQFRFYAAEGTWTLRALVPGGTADRTVVARTGGLSEVAIAV
- the dtd gene encoding D-aminoacyl-tRNA deacylase, which translates into the protein MRAVIQRVDGASVTVAGSPDDPSGATAVGEIVGEGVCVLVGVTHEDTAEKAAQLARKLWTLRILEGEKSCSEVNAPLLVISQFTLYGDARKGRRPTWNAAAPGEVAEPLVDEVVACLRALGARVETGRFGAEMRVSLTNHGPFTVLIEV
- a CDS encoding FABP family protein — translated: MIEIPSDLHPDLVPLAFLLGNWAGAGVSDFPGAEKCNFGQEVTFSHDGRDFLEYVSHSWVLDAEGNKVKPLESESGYWRVDKDRKVEIVMVRDQGVVEVWYGELAKQKPQIDIATDAVARTAASGPYSGGKRLYGYVNSDLMWVGEKATPDVELRPYMSAHLKKVVTPEEVAAMAKSLGDMPDDGIAFFK
- a CDS encoding DsrE family protein, yielding MSKKLVIKVTAGADSAERCSQAFTVAAVAVASGVEVSLWLTGESAWFALPGRAATFDLPHSAPLPGLIEAIRAGGRITLCTQCAARRDITEKDVLEGVRIAGAQVFVQEAMADGTQALVY
- a CDS encoding DUF3099 domain-containing protein, coding for MYARRRRAYFLMMGGCLALFVSAWAFVRLWSIPAAVAMCVVAMVIPPVAAMVANRRGPDDRWWDDPAPPDDPARDDPAPDSRPPYSRPRPDRRDPTGDPRSDEWWDELDGRKRPR
- a CDS encoding Fur family transcriptional regulator — protein: MVSTDWKTDLRQRGYRLTPQRQLVLEAVDRLEHATPDDILGEVRKTASGVNISTVYRTLELLEELGLVSHAHLGHGAPTYHLADRHHHIHLVCRDCTDVIEADVDMVGDFTAKLRGAFGFETDMKHFAIFGRCADCTAKAAGADSADTP